A genomic stretch from Serratia entomophila includes:
- the malG gene encoding maltose ABC transporter permease MalG, translated as MAMVQPKSQRLRLWITHILMLSFIALIMFPLLMVVAISLRSGNFATGSLIPEQISWDHWRLALGLSVTHADGSVTPPPFPVLLWLWNSIKIAAITAIGIVTLSTTCAYAFARMRFRGKSTLLKSMLIFQMFPAVLSLVALYALFDRLGQYLPFIGLNTHGGVIFAYMGGIALHVWTIKGYFETIDNSLEEAAALDGASPWQAFRLVLLPLSVPILAVVFILSFIAAITEVPVASLLLRDVNSYTLAVGMQQYLNPQNYLWGDFAAAAVLSAIPITAVFLLAQRWLVGGLTAGGVKG; from the coding sequence ATGGCCATGGTTCAACCCAAATCCCAGCGCCTGCGCCTGTGGATCACCCATATTCTGATGCTGAGCTTTATCGCCCTGATCATGTTCCCGCTGCTGATGGTGGTGGCCATTTCGCTGCGCTCCGGCAACTTCGCCACCGGCAGCCTGATACCTGAGCAGATCTCCTGGGATCACTGGCGGCTGGCGCTTGGCCTCAGCGTCACCCACGCCGACGGCAGCGTGACGCCGCCGCCGTTCCCGGTGCTGCTGTGGCTGTGGAACTCGATCAAGATCGCGGCGATCACCGCCATCGGTATCGTGACGCTCTCGACGACCTGCGCCTACGCCTTTGCCCGCATGCGCTTTCGCGGCAAAAGCACGCTGCTGAAAAGCATGCTGATCTTCCAGATGTTCCCGGCGGTGCTGTCACTGGTGGCGCTGTATGCCCTGTTCGATCGCCTGGGCCAGTACCTGCCGTTTATCGGCCTGAACACCCACGGCGGGGTGATCTTCGCCTATATGGGCGGCATCGCGCTGCACGTCTGGACCATCAAAGGCTATTTCGAAACCATCGACAACTCGCTGGAAGAAGCGGCGGCGCTGGACGGCGCCAGCCCGTGGCAGGCCTTCCGCCTGGTGCTGTTGCCGCTGTCGGTGCCAATCCTGGCGGTGGTGTTCATTCTGTCGTTTATCGCCGCCATCACCGAAGTGCCGGTGGCTTCACTGCTGCTGCGCGACGTGAACAGCTACACGCTGGCGGTGGGCATGCAGCAATATCTCAACCCGCAGAACTACCTGTGGGGCGACTTCGCCGCCGCGGCGGTGCTGTCGGCAATACCCATTACCGCCGTATTCCTGCTGGCGCAGCGCTGGCTGGTGGGCGGCCTGACGGCCGGCGGGGTGAAGGGCTAA
- the psiE gene encoding phosphate-starvation-inducible protein PsiE, producing MAKTSRSIMIAKGLQRVLNVGLLLLAAILVVFLVKETIHLAKVLFLNNEESSSYLLIEGIVIYFLYFEFIALIVKYFESGYHFPLRYFIYIGITAIIRLIIVDHNNPVDTLIYAGAILLLVVTLYLANTDRLKRE from the coding sequence ATGGCGAAAACATCGCGTTCAATAATGATTGCGAAGGGGTTGCAGCGGGTGCTGAACGTAGGTCTGTTGCTGTTGGCGGCCATCTTGGTGGTGTTCCTGGTGAAGGAAACCATTCATTTGGCGAAAGTGTTATTTCTCAACAATGAGGAGTCGTCTTCTTATTTATTGATTGAAGGCATTGTGATCTATTTCCTTTACTTTGAATTTATCGCCTTGATTGTGAAGTATTTTGAGTCGGGGTATCATTTCCCGCTGCGCTATTTTATTTATATCGGCATTACCGCGATTATTCGTTTGATCATAGTGGATCATAACAACCCCGTTGATACCCTAATTTATGCCGGCGCGATATTGTTGCTGGTGGTGACGCTCTATCTGGCCAACACCGACCGGCTAAAGCGTGAATAA
- a CDS encoding capsule assembly Wzi family protein: MRAKLNGLVAAGLFTCALTGHAAGLVAPDNDLRNDLAWLSDRGVINVSLSTWPLSQEEINSVIAQAKPVTNTEKNVIDRVQRRVDALKANVRISGYASTDKPGTPQGFGQNEYADDRLTVGAGANGDFWDVRLQGSVEGDQRVSDGSKFNMHGSYGAVKIWNQWLSFGEVSQWWGPGYDGSLIRSDAARPVAGFMLQRADQSPFETPWLSWIGRWQYQLTAGQLSQYASVPHTKLIGGRFTMMPTDFVELGASRIMMWGGEGRPHSWSSFWDATTGKDNDDSGQGNDPGNQLAGFDFKLKMQPLIGLPVSLYGQLVGEDEAGFLPSQNTYLLGLEGHPEWGSTTINWSIEGADTRADMSRKGYVYSHYTYKGGYYQQGYPLGHAMGGDGQMLSGRVELVLDDSQRWSTRLVYAKVNPLNQSTNQAFPKSDTLKGIQLGWGYTFPSAVKFDTSLWYTNSDASTADDVGAGVSFEVPINL; encoded by the coding sequence ATGCGCGCTAAACTTAACGGACTGGTCGCGGCGGGCCTGTTTACCTGTGCTTTAACCGGCCACGCTGCCGGTTTAGTGGCTCCTGACAACGACCTGCGCAACGATTTGGCCTGGCTGTCCGATCGTGGTGTGATTAACGTCAGCTTGTCCACCTGGCCGTTGAGCCAGGAAGAAATCAACTCCGTCATTGCGCAAGCCAAACCGGTAACCAATACCGAGAAGAATGTCATCGATCGCGTGCAGCGCCGCGTTGATGCCCTGAAGGCCAACGTCCGCATCAGCGGCTACGCCTCTACCGACAAACCCGGCACCCCGCAGGGCTTCGGTCAAAACGAATATGCCGACGACCGTCTGACGGTTGGCGCCGGCGCCAACGGCGACTTCTGGGACGTGCGTCTGCAGGGGTCCGTTGAAGGCGATCAGCGCGTTAGCGATGGCTCTAAATTCAATATGCACGGCTCCTACGGCGCGGTGAAAATCTGGAACCAGTGGCTCTCCTTCGGTGAAGTGTCCCAATGGTGGGGGCCTGGCTATGACGGCAGCCTGATCCGTTCCGACGCCGCACGCCCGGTGGCCGGTTTTATGCTGCAGCGCGCCGACCAGTCGCCGTTTGAAACCCCGTGGCTGTCATGGATTGGCCGCTGGCAGTACCAGCTGACCGCCGGCCAGCTGTCGCAGTACGCGTCGGTACCGCACACCAAACTGATTGGCGGCCGCTTTACCATGATGCCGACCGACTTCGTCGAATTGGGCGCGTCACGCATCATGATGTGGGGCGGCGAGGGCCGCCCGCACTCCTGGAGTTCCTTCTGGGATGCGACAACCGGTAAAGACAACGATGACTCCGGTCAGGGCAACGATCCGGGCAACCAGCTCGCCGGCTTTGACTTCAAGCTGAAAATGCAGCCGCTGATTGGCCTGCCGGTCAGCCTGTACGGCCAGTTGGTCGGCGAAGACGAAGCGGGCTTCCTGCCTTCGCAAAATACCTACCTGCTGGGCCTGGAAGGCCACCCTGAATGGGGCTCCACCACCATCAACTGGTCGATTGAAGGAGCGGATACCCGCGCCGATATGTCCCGTAAAGGGTATGTCTATAGCCATTACACCTATAAAGGTGGCTACTACCAGCAGGGTTACCCGCTGGGCCATGCGATGGGCGGCGACGGCCAGATGCTGTCCGGCCGCGTCGAGCTGGTGCTGGACGACAGCCAGCGCTGGAGCACCCGCCTGGTTTACGCCAAGGTGAACCCGCTGAATCAGAGCACCAACCAGGCGTTCCCGAAATCGGACACGCTGAAAGGCATTCAGCTCGGCTGGGGCTACACCTTCCCTTCCGCGGTCAAGTTCGACACCAGCCTGTGGTACACCAACAGCGACGCCAGCACGGCGGACGACGTGGGCGCCGGCGTGAGCTTCGAAGTGCCGATCAATCTGTAA
- the pgi gene encoding glucose-6-phosphate isomerase, whose amino-acid sequence MKNINPSQTAAWQALQQHFAQMKDVRIADLFAQDSERFSKFSATFDDQMLVDYSKNRITEETLEKLQALAKETDLQSAIKSMFAGEKINRTEDRAVLHIALRNRSNSPIIVDGKDVMPEVNAVLAKIKQFCGRVIGGDWKGYTGKPITDVVNIGIGGSDLGPYMVTEALRPYKNHLNMHFVSNVDGTHIAETLKPLNPETTLFLVASKTFTTQETMTNAHSARDWFLSSAADQQHVAKHFAALSTNGKAVAEFGIDTDNMFEFWDWVGGRYSLWSAIGLSIALSVGYENFEQLLSGAHAMDQHFANTPAEKNLPVLLALIGIWYNNFFGAETEAILPYDQYMHRFAAYFQQGNMESNGKYVDRNGNPVDYQTGPIIWGEPGTNGQHAFYQLIHQGTKLVPCDFIAPAVSHNPLSDHHAKLLSNFFAQTEALAFGKSLEVVEAEFAAQGKTPEQVKHVAPFKVFEGNRPTNSILLREITPFSLGSLIALYEHKIFTQGAILNIFTFDQWGVELGKQLANRILPELAGSEKVSSHDSSTNALINRFKEWR is encoded by the coding sequence ATGAAAAATATCAATCCTAGTCAAACCGCTGCTTGGCAAGCCCTGCAGCAACATTTTGCACAGATGAAAGACGTCCGCATCGCCGATTTGTTTGCGCAGGACAGTGAGCGTTTCTCCAAGTTTTCCGCCACCTTCGACGATCAGATGCTGGTGGACTATTCCAAAAACCGCATCACTGAAGAAACCCTGGAAAAACTGCAGGCGCTGGCGAAAGAAACCGATCTGCAAAGCGCCATCAAGTCGATGTTCGCCGGCGAGAAAATCAACCGCACCGAAGATCGCGCAGTACTGCATATCGCGCTGCGCAACCGCAGCAACAGCCCGATTATCGTCGACGGTAAAGACGTGATGCCGGAAGTGAATGCGGTGCTGGCAAAAATCAAACAGTTCTGCGGCCGGGTGATCGGCGGCGACTGGAAAGGCTACACCGGCAAGCCGATCACCGACGTGGTGAACATCGGCATCGGCGGTTCGGATCTCGGCCCGTACATGGTCACCGAAGCGCTGCGCCCGTATAAAAACCATCTGAACATGCACTTCGTCTCCAACGTCGACGGTACGCACATCGCCGAAACGCTGAAGCCGCTGAACCCGGAAACCACGCTGTTCCTGGTGGCGTCCAAAACCTTCACCACGCAGGAAACCATGACCAACGCCCACAGCGCGCGCGACTGGTTCCTGAGCAGCGCGGCCGACCAGCAGCACGTGGCGAAACACTTCGCCGCGCTGTCTACCAACGGCAAAGCGGTAGCCGAGTTCGGCATCGATACCGACAACATGTTCGAATTCTGGGACTGGGTGGGCGGCCGTTACTCTCTGTGGTCGGCGATCGGCCTGTCGATCGCGCTTTCCGTGGGCTATGAGAACTTCGAGCAGCTGCTGAGCGGCGCGCACGCGATGGACCAACACTTCGCGAACACCCCGGCGGAGAAAAACCTGCCGGTGCTGTTGGCGCTGATCGGTATCTGGTACAACAACTTCTTTGGCGCCGAAACCGAAGCCATTTTGCCGTATGACCAGTACATGCACCGTTTTGCCGCTTACTTCCAGCAAGGCAACATGGAGTCCAACGGCAAATATGTAGACCGCAACGGCAATCCGGTCGATTACCAGACCGGCCCAATCATCTGGGGCGAGCCGGGCACCAACGGCCAGCACGCGTTCTACCAGCTGATTCACCAGGGCACCAAGCTGGTTCCTTGCGACTTTATCGCCCCGGCGGTCAGCCATAATCCGCTGAGCGACCATCATGCCAAGCTGCTGTCGAACTTCTTCGCGCAGACCGAAGCGCTGGCGTTCGGTAAATCGCTGGAAGTGGTGGAGGCCGAGTTCGCCGCACAGGGCAAGACGCCGGAACAGGTCAAGCACGTAGCGCCGTTCAAGGTGTTCGAAGGCAACCGCCCGACCAACTCCATCCTGCTGCGTGAAATCACCCCGTTCAGCCTGGGCAGCCTGATTGCGCTGTATGAGCACAAGATCTTCACCCAGGGCGCCATCCTGAACATCTTCACCTTCGACCAGTGGGGCGTGGAGCTGGGCAAACAGCTGGCTAACCGCATTCTGCCGGAGCTGGCGGGCAGCGAGAAAGTCAGCAGCCACGACAGCTCAACCAATGCGCTGATCAACCGTTTCAAAGAGTGGCGTTAA
- a CDS encoding cation:proton antiporter, which translates to MELSAPLMLVVIGLSSLLAQWLAWLLRLPAILPLLLFGILLGPAVHLVQPDLLFGDLLFPLVSLSVAIILFEGALTLRVEEIRGLGGVVRNLVSIGMLATFLTISVASWWLLDFPPELAALIGAVTVVTGPTVIAPLMRVVRPNANINQVLRWEGIVIDPVGAIFTLLVFEFIVLKQNAESYTHLFWTLGITAAVGLIAGALFGYLLGLALRRVWLPRYLQNLAVLAIMLTAFGVSNAIADESGLLTVTVMGIWLANMRDVDTSDILAFKEELSAILISALFIILAARLDINALWNMGWPLLGLLLVVQFIARPLCIAVSTWRSSLHWRDRLLLCWIAPRGIVAAAVSSLFALTLQRSGYQGADRLVTVVFAIIIGTVVLQSLTSGMMARWLRVQQQKPRGVLIVGANSVARMLAQALMKMNIPVLVTDSSWEYYRQARMEGIPAYYGHAYSEHAENYLDLSDTAQVLALSPNRHQNALAVYHFGHIFGDDHVFAIRSGAPLKGRGNSSESSRFRRHEILFNQEATYGRLSSLIAKGATIKATKLNENFGWLEYLEKHQGVIPLFCQREDGSLQPIGAGAAPAMPCTLIALVQDENPSTSAR; encoded by the coding sequence ATGGAATTATCTGCCCCATTGATGTTGGTGGTCATCGGCCTGAGCTCGTTGCTGGCCCAGTGGCTGGCCTGGCTGCTGCGCCTGCCCGCCATCTTGCCTTTGCTGCTGTTCGGCATCCTGCTGGGGCCGGCGGTGCACCTGGTGCAGCCGGACCTGCTGTTCGGCGATTTGCTGTTTCCATTAGTGTCACTGTCGGTGGCAATCATCTTATTTGAAGGCGCGCTGACGCTGCGGGTTGAGGAAATACGCGGCCTCGGCGGCGTAGTGCGCAACCTGGTCAGCATCGGCATGCTGGCGACTTTCCTGACCATCAGCGTCGCCAGCTGGTGGTTGCTGGATTTCCCGCCGGAGCTGGCGGCGCTGATCGGCGCGGTGACGGTGGTGACCGGGCCGACGGTGATCGCCCCGCTGATGCGCGTGGTGCGGCCAAACGCCAATATCAATCAGGTGCTGCGCTGGGAGGGCATCGTTATTGACCCGGTAGGCGCCATCTTCACCCTGCTGGTGTTCGAATTTATCGTGCTGAAGCAGAACGCGGAATCTTACACCCACCTGTTTTGGACGCTGGGGATTACCGCCGCCGTCGGCCTGATCGCCGGTGCGCTGTTCGGCTACCTGCTGGGCCTGGCGCTGCGCCGCGTCTGGCTGCCGCGCTATCTGCAAAACCTGGCGGTGCTGGCGATCATGCTGACCGCTTTCGGCGTTTCCAACGCCATCGCCGACGAATCCGGCCTGTTGACCGTCACCGTGATGGGCATCTGGCTGGCCAATATGCGCGACGTGGACACCAGCGACATTCTGGCGTTCAAGGAGGAGCTGTCGGCGATCCTTATTTCGGCGCTGTTTATCATTCTGGCGGCGCGGCTGGACATCAACGCGCTGTGGAACATGGGCTGGCCGCTGCTGGGCCTGTTGCTGGTAGTGCAGTTTATCGCCCGCCCGCTGTGCATCGCGGTGTCGACCTGGCGCTCCTCCCTGCACTGGCGCGACCGTTTGCTGCTGTGTTGGATAGCGCCGCGCGGCATCGTCGCCGCCGCGGTCAGTTCGCTGTTCGCGCTGACGCTGCAGCGCAGCGGCTACCAGGGCGCCGATCGGCTGGTGACCGTGGTGTTCGCCATCATCATCGGCACCGTGGTGCTGCAGAGCCTGACCAGCGGCATGATGGCGCGCTGGCTGCGGGTACAGCAGCAAAAACCGCGCGGCGTGCTGATCGTCGGCGCCAACAGCGTGGCGCGCATGCTGGCGCAGGCGCTGATGAAAATGAATATCCCGGTGCTCGTCACCGACAGCAGCTGGGAATACTACCGCCAGGCGCGCATGGAAGGCATCCCGGCCTATTACGGTCATGCCTACTCCGAACATGCCGAAAACTACCTCGACCTGAGCGATACCGCCCAGGTGCTGGCGCTGTCGCCCAACCGCCACCAGAACGCCTTGGCGGTCTATCACTTCGGGCATATCTTTGGCGACGATCACGTGTTCGCCATCCGCTCCGGCGCACCGCTGAAAGGCCGCGGCAACAGTTCGGAGAGCTCGCGCTTTCGCCGGCATGAGATCCTGTTCAATCAGGAAGCCACCTACGGCCGTCTGAGCAGCCTGATAGCCAAAGGCGCCACCATCAAGGCGACCAAGCTGAATGAGAATTTCGGCTGGCTGGAATATCTGGAAAAACACCAGGGCGTGATCCCGCTGTTTTGCCAACGCGAAGACGGTTCGCTGCAGCCGATCGGCGCAGGCGCCGCGCCGGCCATGCCCTGTACGCTAATCGCCCTGGTGCAAGATGAAAATCCCTCAACGTCTGCCCGTTGA